The following coding sequences lie in one Oncorhynchus kisutch isolate 150728-3 linkage group LG3, Okis_V2, whole genome shotgun sequence genomic window:
- the LOC109886140 gene encoding cytochrome b-c1 complex subunit Rieske, mitochondrial has translation MMSLAARSGVFSPYLQATNYAVAGPLKALIPGVVVKGEKVLVDTKKPFLTRESLNGQSPKTGPAVSVSINAKAAVRFAHTDIKVPDFSDYRRPELLDPKKSSQESSESRKTFSYLVTGATAVVGVYTAKTVATQFISSMSASADVLAMSKIEVKLGEIPEGKNMTFKWRGKPLFIRHRSEKEIAAEEAVDMAELRDPQHDKDRVANPKWIIVIGVCTHLGCVPIANAGDYGGYYCPCHGSHYDASGRIRKGPAPLNLEVPFYEFPDEDTVIVG, from the exons ATGATGTCCCTTGCCGCTCGTTCGGGGGTATTTTCTCCATACTTGCAGGCTACGAACTATGCAGTTGCTGGACCCCTCAAAGCCCTTATTCCAGGGGTGGTTGTAAAAGGAGAGAAAGTGTTGGTAGACACGAAGAAACCTTTCCTTACCCGCGAGTCCCTGAACGGTCAGAGTCCAAAGACTGGGCCTGCAGTATCAGTTAGCATAAATG CAAAAGCTGCAGTCCGATTCGCTCACACTGACATCAAGGTGCCAGATTTCTCTGATTACCGTCGGCCTGAGTTGCTTGACCCCAAGAAATCTTCTCAGGAGAGCAGCGAGTCCAGGAAAACCTTCTCCTACCTTGTCACCGGGGCCACAGCCGTGGTTGGTGTCTACACAGCCAAGACCGTGGCCACACAGTTTATCTCTTCCATGAGCGCCTCAGCTGATGTCCTGGCCATGTCCAAGATCGAGGTCAAGCTGGGAGAGATCCCAGAGGGCAAGAATATGACCTTCAAGTGGAGGGGCAAGCCTCTGTTCATCCGCCACCGGTCTGAGAAAGAGATCGCCGCCGAGGAAGCTGTGGATATGGCTGAGCTACGTGACCCCCAGCACGACAAGGACCGCGTCGCCAACCCAAAATGGATCATTGTTATTGGCGTGTGCACCCACCTGGGCTGTGTACCCATCGCCAATGCTGGTGACTATGGCGGATACTACTGCCCCTGCCATGGCTCTCACTACGATGCCTCTGGCCGCATCAGGAAAGGCCCAGCCCCACTCAACCTTGAGGTGCCCTTCTATGAGTTCCCAGATGAGGACACAGTAATTGTAGGCTAA